DNA sequence from the Hyalangium ruber genome:
GCAGGTGGGGCGGCGACCATCTCCTCCGGGGCCGCCTTGCCCGCCGGCTGCAGGATGAACCGCCCCTCCTTCACCACCGGGGACTCGCAGCCCTCGCGCAGGCGCACATGCGCCACGAGCGCCCGGTCCTCCTCGTTGTAGAAGGCCAGGAGGGGGTAGGTCTGCACCTCCGGACACTGGGGGCCCGTCTGGCACACCGTCAGCCGCCCCACCAGCACCGGCCCCTGGAAGTCACCCTCCAGCACCCGACGCGGCGCGTCAAGCCGACAGTCCCAGCCCTCTCCCGCCGTGCCGGTGAGCCGGTCGCCCTCGGAGACCAGCTCCAGCGAGCCGGACGCCTCGACACGATGGCTTCCAGAGAGCATCGGCCCGGCTTGGGCCAGGGCAGGCGCCAGGAAAAAGACCACCGCGAGCGCGGTTATGAATGATACGGGCGCCATCGGGAGGTAGGGCCGGCGCATCATAGGTGGCAGCCACCCGCGTTGTAAACGCGCGCGGGACACCTTGACCCGGCCGGGCCCCGTCCTTATCATTTCTCCTGCGTATTGCAGGGTTTCTCCAGCAAGTTCGAGGGTTTAAGAGACCTTATTTTCAGGTTGTACAAAGGCTGTCCCCTGCGGGGCGCGTGATGCCCAGCAGAAATTCGAACCGATACGTCCATCACGGGGTCCGTTTCGGGTTCCATGCGCAAGCCCTCCCCCTCGCGGGGCAGAGGGAAGCCTACGGAGCCATGACTTTGGTCCCCACCTGGCTTTTTAGGGTTCAATGGACGCTAGGCACACGGCCATGCGGCGGGGGACTTTTTCTGTGGAGCGGCAGGCGGTGAGCGAGACGGTGGCGACAGACGAGGCGGCGAAAAAGCAGGGCCTGCGCGAAGAGTTGACCGCGCGGCGCAAGGCAATGACGCCAGACCTCATCGACGGGCGTGGGTTGAAGGTGCAGTCTCGGTTCCTGGCATCGCCGTACTATCACAAGGCCAGGACGGTGGCGCTGTATGCGCCCATCCGCGGAGAAGTGCCTACACGAGACATCCTGATAGCGGCGCTGCAAGACGAGAAGGTCGTCTGCTACCCGCTGTCACATGTCCATGGGCGCATCCTCTCCTTCCGAGCCATCAAATCGGAGGCCGAGCTGGAGCCGGGACGGCTGG
Encoded proteins:
- a CDS encoding 5-formyltetrahydrofolate cyclo-ligase; translated protein: MSETVATDEAAKKQGLREELTARRKAMTPDLIDGRGLKVQSRFLASPYYHKARTVALYAPIRGEVPTRDILIAALQDEKVVCYPLSHVHGRILSFRAIKSEAELEPGRLGVREPSNSSDLIPVDQIDLFVVPGLGFTRDGKRLGRGGGYYDATLRAASARSRRIGLAFNDQIVSWLPTNGDDVDMDLVVTESESLRGTYRDWDFLDT